In Symphalangus syndactylus isolate Jambi chromosome 14, NHGRI_mSymSyn1-v2.1_pri, whole genome shotgun sequence, one DNA window encodes the following:
- the LOC129461699 gene encoding chromobox protein homolog 1-like translates to MGKKQNKKKVEEVLEEEEEEYVVEKVLDRQVVKGKVEYFLKWKGFSDEDNTWEPEENLDCPDLTAEFLQSEKTAHETHKSEGGKPKADSDSEDKGEESKPNKKKEESEKPRGFARGLKPERIIGATVSSGELVFLMKRKNSDEADLVPAKEANVKCPQVVISFYEEKLTWHSYPSEDDDKKDDKN, encoded by the coding sequence atggggaaaaaacaaaacaagaagaaagtgGAGGAGGTgctagaagaggaggaagaggaatatGTTGTGGAAAAAGTTCTCGACCGTCAAGTGGTAAAGGGCAAAGTGGAGTACTTCCTAAAGTGGAAGGGGTTCTCAGATGAGGACAACACGTGGGAGCCAGAAGAGAACCTGGATTGCCCCGACCTCACTGCTGAGTTTCTGCAGTCAGAGAAAACAGCACATGAGACACATAAATCAGAGGGAGGCAAGCCCAAAGCTGATTCTGATTCTGAAGATAAGGGAGAGGAGAGCAAaccaaataagaagaaagaagagtcaGAAAAGCCACGAGGCTTTGCTCGAGGTTTGAAGCCGGAGCGGATTATTGGAGCTACAGTCTCCAGTGGAGAGCTCGTGTTCCTGATGAAACGGAAAAACTCTGATGAGGCTGACCTGGTCCCTGCCAAGGAGGCCAATGTCAAGTGCCCACAGGTTGTCATATCCTTCTATGAGGAAAAGCTGACGTGGCACTCCTACCCCTCGGAGGATGATGACAAAAAAGATGACAAGAATTAA